A stretch of Pseudomonas sp. LS.1a DNA encodes these proteins:
- a CDS encoding group I truncated hemoglobin — protein MADQHASTEQQPSLYTRLGGYDAIYQFAGAVLRKTMAHPAIGHIWAHMSESTFQKEHINFVDFLSQHWGGSAKYRGRDMVTAHRGMGLTEVHWQATLDCLEECYNDYNLAPELRQEVNDFLIKFKPAVIGSPSYRDVVLANPEMDPAKGMKSVGVVWPARSEAAAQAAVPKLEP, from the coding sequence ATGGCTGACCAACACGCATCCACCGAACAACAACCTTCGCTGTACACCCGCCTGGGCGGCTACGACGCTATCTACCAGTTCGCCGGCGCGGTATTGCGCAAGACCATGGCCCATCCGGCAATTGGTCATATCTGGGCACATATGTCCGAGTCGACCTTCCAGAAAGAGCACATCAACTTTGTCGACTTCCTCTCCCAGCACTGGGGTGGCAGCGCCAAGTACCGTGGCCGCGACATGGTCACTGCCCACCGAGGCATGGGCCTGACCGAGGTGCACTGGCAAGCCACGCTTGATTGCCTGGAGGAGTGTTACAACGACTACAACTTGGCGCCGGAGCTGCGTCAGGAGGTCAACGATTTTCTAATCAAGTTCAAGCCAGCGGTGATCGGCAGCCCGTCCTACCGCGACGTGGTGCTGGCCAACCCTGAGATGGACCCGGCCAAGGGCATGAAGAGCGTGGGCGTGGTCTGGCCTGCCCGCAGCGAAGCGGCAGCACAGGCCGCCGTGCCCAAGCTGGAACCGTAA
- a CDS encoding amidase produces MAITRPTLEQLQVLADRLHLQLTTEQASEYLALMQPSLDAYDLVDELPDFTPLVRYERTAGYRPSSRENPLNAWYYRTEVTGASSGKLFGKTLALKDNISLAGVPMMNGAAPLEGFIPAFDATVVTRLLDAGVTILGKATCEHYCLSGASHTSDPAPVHNPLRPGFSSGGSSSGSAALVAAGEVDLAVGGDQGGSARIPAAWCGIYGLKPTFGLVPYTGVMAVEATFDHVGPMTNNVRDNALMLEVMAGTDGLDPRQGAPEVDAYSHYLDRGVRGLRIGILQQGFQLANLDPRVATSVRSAIARFEALGAVVEEVSVPEHTLAGMLWGPIGCEGLTMQMMHGNGAGFNWKGLYDVGLLDKQVGWRTQADALSPSLKLCMLVGQFGLDHYHGRYYAKAQNIARFARAGYDRALERFDLLVMPTVPITAQPLPAADCSITENVSRALEMLGNTAAQDITGHPAMTVPCGLVDGLPVGLMLVGKHYAEGTIYQAAAAFEGAVDWRTL; encoded by the coding sequence ATGGCCATCACCCGCCCGACGCTCGAACAACTGCAGGTACTCGCCGACCGCTTGCATCTGCAACTGACAACCGAGCAAGCCAGCGAATACTTGGCGCTTATGCAGCCCAGCCTCGACGCCTACGACCTGGTCGACGAGCTACCAGACTTCACCCCGCTGGTGCGCTACGAGCGCACTGCCGGTTATCGCCCGTCCAGCCGAGAAAACCCACTGAACGCCTGGTATTACCGCACCGAAGTGACGGGTGCCAGCTCAGGCAAGCTGTTCGGCAAAACGCTCGCATTGAAAGACAACATCTCGCTGGCCGGCGTACCGATGATGAACGGCGCCGCGCCTCTGGAAGGTTTCATACCGGCGTTCGATGCCACGGTGGTCACCCGCTTGCTCGACGCTGGGGTGACCATTCTCGGCAAGGCCACCTGCGAGCACTACTGCCTATCCGGCGCCAGCCACACCTCGGACCCGGCGCCCGTGCACAACCCACTGCGTCCAGGCTTCAGTAGTGGTGGTTCGTCGTCGGGCAGCGCGGCGCTGGTGGCGGCCGGCGAAGTTGACCTGGCGGTGGGCGGCGACCAAGGCGGCTCGGCGCGTATTCCTGCAGCATGGTGCGGCATCTACGGCCTGAAGCCGACCTTCGGGCTGGTGCCGTATACCGGGGTGATGGCGGTCGAGGCGACGTTTGATCATGTCGGCCCGATGACCAACAACGTGCGCGACAACGCGCTGATGCTTGAAGTGATGGCCGGCACCGACGGCCTCGATCCACGTCAGGGGGCGCCCGAAGTTGATGCCTACAGCCACTACCTTGATCGCGGTGTGCGCGGCCTGCGGATCGGCATTCTCCAGCAAGGGTTCCAGCTAGCCAACCTGGACCCACGGGTTGCCACATCGGTGCGCAGCGCGATCGCTCGGTTCGAAGCGTTGGGCGCGGTGGTCGAGGAAGTCTCGGTTCCCGAACACACCCTGGCCGGCATGCTGTGGGGCCCGATTGGCTGCGAAGGTCTAACCATGCAGATGATGCATGGCAACGGCGCAGGCTTTAACTGGAAAGGCCTATACGATGTCGGCTTGCTCGACAAACAGGTCGGCTGGCGCACCCAGGCCGACGCCCTCTCGCCTTCGCTCAAGCTGTGCATGCTGGTCGGCCAGTTTGGCCTAGACCACTACCACGGCCGTTATTACGCCAAAGCGCAGAACATCGCGCGCTTTGCCCGCGCCGGCTACGACAGGGCACTGGAGCGCTTCGACCTGTTGGTGATGCCGACCGTGCCGATCACCGCCCAGCCGCTGCCGGCGGCGGATTGCTCTATCACCGAAAACGTCTCGCGGGCATTGGAAATGCTCGGCAACACCGCCGCCCAGGACATCACCGGCCACCCGGCCATGACTGTCCCCTGCGGCCTGGTCGACGGTTTGCCCGTTGGGCTGATGCTGGTCGGCAAGCATTACGCAGAGGGAACAATCTACCAGGCAGCAGCGGCATTCGAAGGCGCGGTGGACTGGCGCACGCTATAG
- the nthA gene encoding nitrile hydratase subunit alpha has protein sequence MTVTSTPGERARALYAVLKSKDLIPEGYIEQLTQLMEHGWSPDNGARIVAKAWVDPAFRELLLKDGTAACAQFGFTGPQGEYIVALEDTPQLKNVIVCSLCSCTNWPVLGLPPEWYKGFEFRARLVREGRTVLRELGTELPEDVVIKVWDTTAESRYLVLPQRPAGSEHMSEEQLRQLVTKDVLIGVALPRVG, from the coding sequence ATGACGGTAACTTCAACCCCTGGCGAGAGGGCGCGGGCACTGTATGCAGTGCTCAAGAGCAAAGACCTCATCCCTGAAGGCTACATTGAGCAACTCACCCAGCTGATGGAGCACGGCTGGAGCCCAGATAACGGCGCGCGCATCGTCGCTAAGGCCTGGGTCGATCCGGCCTTCCGCGAGCTGCTGCTCAAAGACGGCACCGCCGCCTGCGCCCAGTTTGGTTTCACCGGGCCGCAGGGTGAATACATCGTCGCCCTGGAAGATACACCGCAGCTGAAGAACGTGATCGTCTGCAGCCTGTGCTCCTGCACCAACTGGCCGGTGCTGGGCCTGCCGCCCGAGTGGTACAAGGGCTTCGAGTTCCGCGCTCGACTGGTTCGGGAGGGTCGCACGGTATTGCGGGAGTTGGGCACCGAGTTGCCGGAAGACGTGGTGATCAAGGTCTGGGACACCACCGCTGAAAGTCGTTACCTGGTGCTGCCGCAGCGGCCGGCAGGCTCGGAGCACATGAGCGAAGAGCAGCTACGCCAACTGGTCACCAAAGACGTGCTGATCGGTGTCGCCCTGCCGCGTGTTGGCTGA
- the nthB gene encoding nitrile hydratase subunit beta, whose protein sequence is MDGFHDLGGFQGFGKVPHRINSLSYKQVFKQDWEHLAYSLMFIGADHMNKFSVDEIRHAVERIDVRQHVGTEYYERYVIATATLLVETGVITQAELDEALGSHFKLANPAHAQGRKAITGRAPFEVGDRVIVRDEYVAGHVRMPAYVRGKQGVVLHRTTAQWPFPDAIGHGDRSAAHQPTYHVEFRVQDLWGDAADDGLVVVDLFESYLDKVDSP, encoded by the coding sequence ATGGATGGCTTTCACGATCTTGGCGGTTTCCAGGGCTTTGGCAAAGTGCCCCACCGCATCAACAGCCTGAGCTACAAACAAGTGTTCAAGCAGGACTGGGAGCACCTGGCCTACAGCCTGATGTTCATTGGCGCCGACCACATGAACAAGTTCAGCGTCGACGAAATCCGTCACGCAGTGGAGCGCATCGATGTGCGCCAGCATGTCGGCACTGAGTACTACGAACGCTACGTCATCGCGACCGCCACACTGCTAGTCGAGACCGGCGTCATCACCCAAGCCGAACTGGATGAAGCACTCGGCTCGCACTTCAAGCTGGCCAACCCTGCCCATGCCCAAGGCCGTAAGGCGATCACCGGGCGCGCGCCGTTTGAAGTCGGCGATCGGGTCATCGTGCGAGATGAATACGTCGCCGGACATGTGCGCATGCCCGCCTATGTACGTGGCAAGCAAGGCGTGGTGCTGCACCGCACTACGGCGCAGTGGCCGTTCCCGGATGCAATCGGCCACGGCGACCGCAGCGCTGCGCATCAACCGACCTACCACGTCGAGTTCCGCGTGCAAGACCTGTGGGGCGATGCCGCCGACGACGGCCTGGTGGTGGTTGACCTGTTCGAAAGCTACCTTGATAAGGTCGACAGCCCGTGA
- a CDS encoding GTP-binding protein: MAAGAAAGRLPVTVLSGFLGAGKTTLLNHILRNRQGLKVAVIVNDMSEVNIDVAEVQRDVTLHRGQDELIEMSNGCICCTLRADLLEQISALARQQRFDYLLIESTGISEPMPVAETFAFLDTEGFSLSELARLDTLVTVVDASQFQALLDSPETVERADSAADMPRRPLADLLVEQVEYANVILVNKRDLIDETQYQTLRAVLAGLNPGAQILPMVAGNVELSRILGTQLFDLPSLAAAPGWMKQMDAGNAPTAESDTYGVTSWAYRERAPFHPQRLLEFLSRPWGNGRLLRSKGYFWLASRHREIGLLVHSGKQFQWDYVGHWWNFIDPAQWPQDKYRLQGIMAKWDSIVGDCRQELVFIGQDLDTATLQRELDHCLLSADEITMGPSAWPTLPWANVFDRLALSASQMQPLPAAAAIPLEM, from the coding sequence ATGGCTGCCGGCGCCGCGGCAGGCCGACTTCCGGTAACGGTCCTTTCCGGCTTCCTCGGCGCAGGCAAGACCACCCTGCTCAACCATATCCTGCGCAATCGCCAGGGTTTGAAAGTGGCGGTGATCGTGAACGACATGAGCGAGGTCAATATCGATGTCGCCGAGGTTCAGCGTGATGTAACGCTGCACCGCGGCCAGGACGAGTTGATCGAGATGAGCAACGGCTGCATCTGCTGCACCCTGCGCGCCGACCTGCTCGAGCAGATCAGCGCGCTCGCGCGCCAGCAGCGCTTCGATTATCTACTGATCGAATCCACCGGCATCTCCGAACCGATGCCGGTCGCCGAGACCTTTGCCTTTCTCGACACCGAGGGCTTCAGCCTCAGCGAACTGGCGCGGCTGGATACCTTGGTCACGGTGGTCGATGCCAGCCAGTTCCAAGCTCTGCTCGACTCACCCGAAACCGTCGAGCGTGCCGACAGCGCTGCGGATATGCCGCGGCGCCCGCTAGCTGATCTGCTGGTCGAGCAAGTCGAGTATGCCAACGTGATTCTGGTCAACAAGCGCGACCTGATCGACGAAACGCAATACCAGACACTGCGGGCGGTGCTGGCCGGGCTCAATCCAGGCGCGCAGATCCTGCCGATGGTCGCTGGTAATGTTGAACTGTCGAGAATCCTCGGCACGCAGCTGTTCGATTTGCCCAGCCTAGCCGCCGCGCCCGGCTGGATGAAGCAAATGGACGCCGGCAACGCTCCGACTGCCGAGTCGGACACCTACGGCGTGACCTCGTGGGCTTACCGCGAGCGTGCCCCTTTTCACCCGCAACGCCTGCTCGAATTTCTTTCCCGCCCCTGGGGCAATGGCCGTCTGCTGCGCAGCAAAGGTTACTTCTGGCTCGCCAGTCGCCACCGTGAAATCGGCCTGCTGGTGCACAGCGGCAAGCAGTTTCAGTGGGACTACGTTGGCCACTGGTGGAATTTCATAGACCCGGCGCAGTGGCCACAGGACAAGTACCGCTTGCAGGGCATCATGGCCAAGTGGGACAGCATCGTCGGCGATTGCCGGCAAGAGCTGGTGTTCATTGGACAGGACTTGGACACCGCAACGTTACAACGCGAACTCGACCATTGCCTGCTGAGCGCAGACGAAATCACCATGGGTCCGTCGGCTTGGCCAACGCTCCCATGGGCAAATGTCTTTGACAGACTCGCCTTGTCGGCCAGCCAGATGCAGCCCCTCCCGGCTGCCGCCGCTATCCCGTTGGAGATGTAG
- a CDS encoding LysR family transcriptional regulator: MTPEQLITFATVAEHGNISHAAQALHLSQPAVSGQLKLLQEAFGEPLYQRAGRGVRLTAAGEQLLAHAERLRETFRQAQALREAMRGLERGTLRIGASTTPASYLLPYLIADFHARYPEVLVSTSNGNTAEIVAALDSVDIALIEGPPGQELPLGTAVTAWREDEIVAIVPRGHPLASSDQQTLASLGAYPLVLRESGSGVRQIVERAFARSGVAMRVALEIAGVEGVKEAVRAGMGIGFVSAMSIRHEDGALQRLQVVPQALVRRFSILVPHAATPSRAAARFLELCVGPQEVG; the protein is encoded by the coding sequence ATGACCCCAGAACAACTGATAACGTTCGCCACCGTCGCCGAGCACGGCAACATCAGCCACGCGGCCCAGGCCCTGCACCTGTCGCAGCCAGCGGTGTCTGGCCAGCTCAAGCTGCTGCAGGAGGCCTTTGGCGAGCCCCTCTATCAGCGCGCCGGTCGTGGTGTACGGCTGACAGCAGCCGGCGAGCAGTTGCTGGCCCATGCCGAGCGCCTGCGCGAAACCTTCCGCCAGGCCCAGGCATTGCGCGAGGCCATGCGCGGGCTGGAACGCGGTACCTTGCGCATCGGCGCCAGTACCACGCCGGCCAGTTACCTGCTGCCCTACCTGATTGCCGATTTCCATGCCCGCTACCCGGAGGTGCTGGTGAGCACTTCCAACGGCAATACGGCGGAAATCGTCGCTGCGCTGGACAGCGTCGATATCGCCCTGATCGAAGGGCCGCCTGGGCAGGAACTGCCATTGGGCACGGCGGTGACAGCGTGGCGGGAAGACGAGATCGTGGCCATCGTGCCGCGTGGTCATCCGCTGGCGAGCAGTGACCAGCAGACGCTGGCATCGCTGGGGGCCTACCCGTTGGTGCTGCGCGAGAGCGGCTCGGGTGTGCGGCAGATCGTCGAGCGGGCATTTGCCCGCAGTGGTGTGGCGATGCGCGTGGCGCTGGAGATTGCCGGGGTGGAAGGGGTGAAGGAGGCGGTGCGGGCCGGGATGGGGATCGGATTTGTGTCGGCGATGTCGATCCGGCATGAAGATGGGGCGTTGCAACGCTTGCAGGTTGTGCCGCAGGCGTTGGTGCGGCGGTTTTCCATTCTGGTGCCGCATGCCGCTACCCCGTCGCGGGCGGCGGCGCGGTTTCTCGAATTGTGTGTTGGCCCGCAAGAGGTGGGGTAA
- a CDS encoding YeiH family protein yields MATVPSNPAFAPTLSTRGRLNGILFVALFALAVTQLAALPAIANLGISPLIVGIVAGALYGNALRDGVPASWAAGINFSARGLLRIAVAFFGLRVSLQEIAEVGWSGLIVSLLVVSSTLLIGLWCGMRLFKLDRDTALLTAAGSAICGAAAVLAFESALRSAPHKSAMAVGSVVLFGTLSMFLYPLAINAGWLHLDTMGAGLFLGGTIHEVAQVVGAASNVSPEATHIATIVKMTRVMLLVPVLLVVGLWISRARQPGQAQGNGRIAMPWFAFGFLALVLVNSLQVLPGSVTQAVNSLDTFALTMAMTALGMETRFSQIRQAGPRALATGAILNLWLVFGGVAITLGVQRLLG; encoded by the coding sequence ATGGCCACGGTTCCGTCCAACCCCGCCTTTGCACCTACCCTCTCCACCCGAGGGCGGCTCAATGGCATTCTGTTCGTCGCGCTTTTCGCGCTTGCGGTCACCCAGCTGGCCGCCCTGCCCGCCATCGCCAACCTGGGCATCAGCCCGCTGATCGTCGGTATCGTCGCCGGTGCGCTGTACGGCAATGCGCTGCGTGACGGCGTACCGGCGAGCTGGGCAGCGGGCATCAACTTTTCCGCCCGCGGCCTGCTGCGCATTGCCGTGGCCTTCTTCGGCCTACGGGTAAGCCTGCAGGAAATTGCCGAAGTCGGCTGGTCCGGGCTCATCGTGTCGCTACTGGTGGTGTCCAGCACCCTGCTGATCGGCCTGTGGTGCGGCATGAGGCTGTTCAAGCTGGACCGCGATACCGCCCTTCTGACCGCGGCCGGCAGCGCCATCTGCGGCGCCGCCGCGGTACTGGCCTTCGAATCGGCCCTGCGCAGTGCCCCGCACAAAAGCGCCATGGCGGTTGGTAGCGTGGTGCTGTTCGGCACCCTGTCGATGTTCCTCTACCCATTGGCGATCAATGCCGGCTGGCTGCACCTGGACACCATGGGCGCCGGGCTGTTCCTCGGCGGCACCATTCACGAGGTGGCCCAGGTGGTCGGTGCGGCCAGCAACGTCAGCCCCGAGGCCACGCATATCGCCACCATCGTCAAGATGACCCGGGTGATGTTGCTGGTACCGGTACTCCTGGTGGTGGGCCTCTGGATCAGCCGCGCACGCCAGCCGGGCCAGGCACAGGGCAACGGGCGCATCGCCATGCCCTGGTTCGCCTTCGGCTTCCTCGCGCTGGTGCTGGTGAACTCGCTGCAAGTGCTGCCGGGTAGCGTGACGCAGGCGGTCAACAGCCTGGATACCTTTGCCCTGACCATGGCCATGACCGCGCTGGGAATGGAGACGCGCTTCAGCCAGATTCGCCAGGCCGGGCCACGGGCGCTGGCGACCGGAGCGATTCTCAACCTTTGGCTGGTGTTTGGCGGCGTGGCAATTACCCTTGGCGTGCAGAGGCTGTTGGGCTGA
- the ppnN gene encoding nucleotide 5'-monophosphate nucleosidase PpnN, translating into MPQRHVINASVSPKGSLETLSQREVQQLSEVGTGSLYTLFRQCALAILNTGAHVDNAKTILEAYQDFEVRIHQQDRGVRLELLNAPADAFVDGEMIASTREMLFSALRDIVYTESELASQRIDLESSQGITDYVFHLLRNARTLRPGVEPKMVVCWGGHSISSEEYQYTKKVGHELGLRKLDVCTGCGPGVMKGPMKGATIAHAKQRMHGSRYLGLTEPGIIAAEAPNPIVNELVILPDIEKRLEAFVRVGHGIIIFPGGAGTAEEFLYLLGILMHPDNQNLPFPVILTGPRSAEPYLQQLHAFVGATLGEAAHRLYEIIIDDPAEVARHMVEGLKAVKQFRRERNDAFHFNWLLKIEESFQRPFDPTHQAMADLDLRRELPAHELAANLRRAFSGIVAGNVKDKGIRLIEEHGPYQIRGDSAVLDPLGRLLQAFVDQHRMKLPGGAAYVPCYQVVT; encoded by the coding sequence ATGCCTCAACGCCATGTCATCAATGCATCCGTCAGCCCCAAAGGCAGCCTGGAGACGCTGTCACAACGTGAAGTGCAGCAACTGAGTGAAGTCGGTACCGGTAGCCTTTACACCCTGTTCCGCCAGTGCGCCCTGGCCATCCTCAACACCGGCGCCCATGTCGATAATGCCAAGACCATCCTCGAGGCCTATCAGGACTTCGAGGTGCGTATTCATCAACAGGACCGCGGCGTGCGCCTGGAGCTGCTGAATGCCCCGGCCGACGCCTTCGTCGATGGCGAAATGATCGCCAGTACCCGTGAAATGCTGTTCAGCGCCCTGCGCGACATCGTCTACACCGAAAGCGAGCTGGCCAGCCAGCGCATCGACCTGGAAAGCTCCCAGGGCATCACCGACTATGTCTTCCACCTGCTGCGCAACGCCCGCACCCTGCGCCCGGGCGTGGAGCCGAAGATGGTGGTGTGCTGGGGTGGCCATTCGATCAGCAGCGAGGAATACCAGTACACCAAGAAGGTCGGCCACGAGCTGGGCCTGCGCAAGCTGGACGTGTGCACCGGCTGCGGCCCGGGCGTGATGAAGGGCCCGATGAAGGGCGCCACCATTGCCCATGCCAAGCAGCGCATGCACGGCAGCCGCTACCTGGGCCTGACCGAGCCGGGCATCATCGCCGCCGAAGCGCCCAACCCGATCGTCAACGAACTGGTGATCCTGCCGGACATCGAGAAGCGCCTGGAGGCCTTCGTCCGTGTCGGCCACGGCATCATCATCTTCCCGGGGGGGGCCGGCACGGCCGAGGAGTTCCTCTACCTGCTGGGTATCCTCATGCACCCGGACAACCAGAACCTGCCGTTCCCGGTGATACTCACCGGCCCGCGCAGCGCCGAGCCGTACCTGCAACAGTTGCACGCCTTCGTGGGCGCCACCCTGGGTGAAGCGGCGCACCGTCTGTACGAGATCATCATCGACGACCCGGCGGAAGTCGCCCGGCACATGGTCGAAGGGCTCAAGGCGGTGAAGCAGTTCCGCCGCGAGCGCAACGATGCCTTCCACTTCAACTGGCTACTGAAGATCGAGGAGAGCTTCCAGCGCCCGTTCGACCCAACCCACCAGGCCATGGCCGACCTGGACCTGCGCCGCGAATTGCCGGCCCACGAACTGGCCGCCAACCTGCGCCGGGCGTTTTCCGGCATCGTCGCCGGCAACGTGAAGGACAAGGGCATCCGCCTGATCGAGGAACACGGGCCGTATCAGATCCGTGGCGACAGCGCCGTGCTGGACCCACTGGGCCGGTTGTTGCAGGCGTTCGTCGACCAGCATCGGATGAAGTTGCCTGGTGGCGCGGCGTATGTACCGTGCTACCAGGTGGTGACCTGA
- a CDS encoding GGDEF domain-containing protein, translating to MLTISIALAAAAALYLAIEWRSVREPSLLFWSAGFATITMGSTLALLRGIGLLLIGIWFANGLLVVAHWFFLAGVLRFTQMRLSRIWLSVVLVWFALLLLPVGPQWSKVMLMVNSLLVALLTLKASWLLRPHGKSLSVGAVQLRYVLLVHGLFYVAKAIIAITPGTLIDLATFGGLIIQVSLVEGAMAIMLIALSMTGTVRYRREVRIARLAARDPLTALYNRRALEVRAGPFFKEVSPAQPGALLLIDIDNFKLVNDLHGHVAGDRLLIALSEMIRTVLPERSLAARLGGDEFVILLCGASSERIMELGGLLREQFQQFASKTVPTPQPVTLSIGANLFDQPPASLAALIEQGDVALYQSKRGGRDSIRFVERPMADLS from the coding sequence ATGCTGACTATCTCGATCGCCCTGGCTGCCGCAGCTGCATTGTATCTGGCGATCGAGTGGCGCAGCGTTCGCGAGCCATCGCTGCTGTTCTGGAGCGCAGGCTTTGCCACCATCACGATGGGTTCCACCCTGGCCTTGCTGCGCGGCATCGGCTTGTTGCTGATTGGTATCTGGTTCGCCAACGGCTTGCTGGTGGTGGCGCACTGGTTCTTCCTGGCAGGGGTGTTGCGCTTTACCCAAATGCGGCTGTCGCGTATCTGGTTGTCGGTCGTGCTGGTGTGGTTCGCCTTGCTGCTGTTGCCTGTGGGGCCGCAGTGGTCGAAGGTGATGCTGATGGTCAACTCGTTGCTGGTGGCGCTGTTGACGCTCAAGGCCAGTTGGCTGTTGCGGCCGCATGGCAAGTCGCTGAGTGTTGGCGCTGTGCAGTTGCGCTATGTATTGCTGGTTCACGGCTTGTTCTATGTGGCCAAGGCGATCATTGCGATCACACCAGGTACGCTGATTGACCTGGCCACCTTCGGCGGGCTGATCATTCAGGTGTCCTTGGTCGAAGGCGCGATGGCGATCATGCTGATTGCCTTGTCGATGACCGGCACTGTGCGCTACCGGCGCGAGGTGCGTATTGCCCGGCTGGCAGCCCGTGATCCGTTGACTGCGCTGTACAACCGGCGCGCGCTGGAGGTGCGGGCGGGGCCTTTCTTCAAGGAAGTGAGCCCGGCTCAGCCCGGGGCCTTGCTGCTGATCGACATCGACAATTTCAAGCTGGTCAACGACCTGCACGGGCATGTTGCAGGGGACCGCTTGCTGATTGCCTTGAGCGAGATGATACGCACGGTGCTGCCCGAGCGCTCGCTGGCGGCGCGGCTGGGCGGTGATGAGTTCGTCATTCTGCTGTGTGGTGCGAGCAGCGAGCGGATCATGGAGCTGGGTGGGTTGTTGCGCGAACAGTTCCAGCAGTTTGCCAGCAAGACGGTGCCTACGCCGCAGCCGGTCACCTTGAGTATCGGCGCCAACCTGTTCGACCAGCCGCCGGCGAGCCTGGCGGCGTTGATCGAGCAGGGGGATGTGGCGTTGTACCAGTCCAAGCGCGGAGGGCGCGACAGTATCCGCTTCGTCGAACGGCCGATGGCCGACCTGAGCTAG